Proteins encoded within one genomic window of Rossellomorea vietnamensis:
- a CDS encoding malate:quinone oxidoreductase, which translates to MSSLQKKTDVILIGAGVMSATLGVILKELAPEWEITVFEKLAKPGEESSNEWNNAGTGHSALCELNYTSEKPDGSIDITKAIKVNEQFQLSRQFWSYLVNRNLIGKPQDFIMPIPHMSMVQGEENVAFLKKRLEALSASPLFEGMEFSDNPEKLKEWIPLIMDGRESDEPIAATKIDSGTDVNFGALTRKLFDHLSDKGVEINYNHSVEDIKRKSDGSWEVKVHDMDGIKMEYHTAKFVFIGGGGGSLPLLQKTGIPESKQIGGFPVSGLFMVCNNPEVIEKHHGKVYGKAKVGAPPMSVPHLDTRYIDNKKSLLFGPFAGFSPKFLKTGSNMDLITSVKPNNLFTMLAAGVKEMGLTKYLIQQVLLSNEKRMEELREFIPNAKSEDWDIVVAGQRVQVIKDTEAGKGTLQFGTEVVSSADGSVAALLGASPGASTAVHVMLEVLDKCFPQHMKEWEPKIKEMIPSYGVALGENPELFREIHTSTAKALGLRDKEVAYS; encoded by the coding sequence ATGAGCAGCTTACAGAAGAAAACAGATGTTATCTTAATTGGTGCTGGTGTCATGAGTGCGACTTTAGGGGTAATCCTGAAAGAGTTGGCGCCGGAATGGGAAATCACAGTGTTTGAAAAGCTCGCGAAGCCTGGGGAAGAAAGCTCGAACGAATGGAATAATGCCGGAACCGGACATTCTGCACTATGCGAGCTCAACTATACGTCCGAAAAGCCTGATGGATCTATAGACATTACGAAAGCAATCAAAGTCAATGAACAGTTCCAACTATCAAGACAATTCTGGTCTTATCTCGTCAACCGCAATCTCATTGGTAAACCACAGGACTTCATCATGCCGATCCCGCATATGAGCATGGTTCAAGGTGAAGAAAATGTGGCGTTTCTGAAAAAACGTTTGGAAGCGCTGTCAGCAAGTCCGTTGTTTGAAGGCATGGAGTTTTCCGATAATCCGGAGAAATTGAAGGAATGGATCCCGCTGATCATGGATGGCCGTGAATCGGATGAACCGATCGCAGCGACGAAGATCGATTCAGGTACGGACGTCAACTTTGGGGCATTGACCCGCAAATTGTTCGATCATTTGAGTGATAAAGGCGTCGAGATCAACTACAACCACAGTGTGGAAGATATCAAACGTAAATCCGACGGTTCGTGGGAAGTAAAGGTCCATGATATGGACGGCATCAAGATGGAATATCATACGGCGAAGTTCGTCTTCATCGGCGGCGGTGGCGGAAGTCTTCCGTTACTTCAGAAAACAGGTATCCCTGAGTCGAAGCAGATCGGCGGATTCCCGGTATCAGGACTCTTCATGGTGTGCAATAACCCTGAAGTCATCGAAAAGCATCATGGGAAAGTGTACGGAAAAGCCAAGGTCGGAGCTCCTCCGATGTCGGTTCCGCATCTTGACACCCGTTACATCGATAACAAGAAATCCCTTCTGTTCGGACCGTTTGCCGGATTCTCACCGAAGTTCCTGAAGACGGGATCGAATATGGACTTGATCACATCGGTCAAACCAAATAACCTTTTCACCATGCTTGCTGCAGGCGTAAAGGAAATGGGATTAACAAAATACTTGATCCAGCAGGTACTCCTGTCCAATGAAAAGCGCATGGAAGAATTACGCGAATTCATCCCGAACGCCAAGAGCGAAGACTGGGATATCGTCGTAGCCGGCCAGCGTGTGCAGGTGATCAAGGACACCGAAGCAGGCAAAGGAACCCTTCAGTTCGGTACAGAAGTGGTCAGCTCCGCTGATGGTTCAGTGGCAGCCCTGCTTGGTGCGTCTCCAGGTGCTTCCACAGCCGTTCATGTCATGCTTGAAGTATTGGACAAATGCTTCCCGCAGCACATGAAGGAGTGGGAGCCGAAGATCAAAGAAATGATCCCATCTTATGGAGTGGCATTGGGTGAAAATCCTGAGCTCTTCAGGGAGATTCATACATCGACTGCGAAGGCGTTGGGTTTGAGGGATAAAGAGGTTGCGTATAGTTAA
- a CDS encoding MarR family winged helix-turn-helix transcriptional regulator, with the protein MSKENAVERIEYELTTLIRKAVFRDQSERKIGILERAAYLLMRQLDEGGPSRLKELAEAFQLDISTLSRQAAALESKGLIQRFSDPGDGRVSLFDLTELGKEKLALDSHMRLEWYEGLLEGWSEEEKRMFGKLLVRMNGAFDE; encoded by the coding sequence ATGTCCAAAGAGAACGCAGTTGAACGGATTGAATATGAATTGACCACCCTAATTCGAAAGGCGGTCTTCCGGGATCAGTCTGAGCGGAAAATCGGGATATTGGAGAGGGCGGCCTATCTTTTGATGAGACAGTTAGATGAAGGTGGGCCATCACGCCTGAAGGAATTGGCCGAAGCGTTTCAACTTGATATTTCAACATTATCCAGACAGGCGGCTGCCCTTGAATCAAAGGGGCTCATCCAGAGGTTTTCAGACCCTGGTGACGGACGTGTAAGCTTATTTGATCTTACTGAGCTGGGCAAGGAAAAGCTCGCTCTCGACAGCCACATGAGACTCGAATGGTATGAGGGACTCCTTGAAGGCTGGTCCGAAGAAGAGAAGAGAATGTTCGGGAAACTGTTGGTCCGGATGAACGGTGCGTTTGACGAATAA
- a CDS encoding IS3 family transposase, with the protein MGKCVPKKVESFSGESECLPRKAQAKLAFELKEEGFRLKDIFQVVGIPEATYHYHVKGFDKEDSNAELKELITSLFKKFHERYGYKRITKELKKLGHHINHKKVYRIMRDIGLKCVKFMRKSRKYNSYKGNVGKVAKNRLSRRFNTHVPLQKLVTDITEFKCLNEEKLYLNPILDLYNGEIIAYGIRKRPTLDLVTEPLHETIEIIRDHAIYRTTIHSDQGWHYQHNQWVKTLKKNNVFQSMSRKATCADNAVMENFFGVLKQEMYYGEKLVTFEDLRSRIEEYIHWYNHERSKEKLDGLSPVEYRTQSIQSAA; encoded by the coding sequence ATTGGAAAATGCGTACCTAAAAAAGTTGAGAGCTTTTCGGGAGAATCCGAATGCCTTCCGCGAAAAGCACAAGCCAAGCTCGCATTCGAACTTAAAGAAGAAGGATTCCGATTAAAAGATATTTTTCAAGTAGTGGGGATTCCCGAAGCAACCTACCACTATCATGTGAAGGGTTTTGACAAAGAGGATTCAAATGCAGAATTAAAAGAACTCATTACTTCCCTATTTAAAAAATTTCATGAACGTTATGGGTATAAACGGATTACGAAGGAATTAAAGAAATTAGGTCATCATATCAATCATAAAAAAGTATATCGTATTATGCGAGACATCGGATTGAAATGTGTAAAATTCATGCGGAAATCCCGTAAATACAATTCGTATAAGGGGAACGTTGGAAAGGTGGCAAAGAACCGATTATCACGCCGGTTTAACACGCATGTCCCTCTACAAAAATTAGTAACTGACATTACAGAATTTAAATGTCTAAACGAAGAGAAGTTATATTTAAATCCCATTCTTGACCTCTATAACGGAGAAATCATCGCGTACGGAATCAGGAAACGTCCCACGTTAGATCTAGTCACGGAACCTTTACATGAAACGATAGAAATAATAAGAGATCACGCAATCTATCGAACCACCATCCATTCTGATCAAGGCTGGCATTACCAGCACAATCAATGGGTGAAGACATTAAAGAAGAATAATGTATTCCAAAGCATGTCACGGAAAGCTACATGCGCAGACAACGCTGTAATGGAAAACTTTTTTGGTGTTTTGAAGCAGGAAATGTATTATGGAGAAAAATTAGTTACCTTTGAGGATTTGAGAAGCCGGATTGAAGAATATATCCACTGGTACAATCATGAACGTTCAAAAGAAAAATTGGATGGACTTAGTCCAGTCGAATACCGAACTCAGTCCATCCAATCAGCTGCATAA
- a CDS encoding LrgB family protein, translating to MQQALIAILIITLTAVLYFAMVKVYQRFSYPVLIPVLTTTIVIVGLLMSMHIPYDEYMIGGKWIHSLLGPAVVALAYPLYKQRKILMKYRFPIIGGVFAGLLTGMVSGLLFARILGVDHELILSIVPKSITTPVAIQIASGLGGVPAMTVVFVMIAGFSGVILGPMILKMVRIHSSLGRGIAFGSASHALGTSKAMEYGELTVSMSSVSMTLSALLGSVFGPIVVWVFQV from the coding sequence ATGCAGCAAGCACTGATCGCAATCCTGATCATCACCCTCACCGCCGTCCTTTATTTTGCCATGGTGAAGGTGTATCAACGGTTCTCGTATCCCGTATTGATTCCGGTCCTCACGACCACGATTGTGATCGTCGGACTGCTGATGTCTATGCATATTCCATATGATGAATACATGATCGGAGGGAAATGGATTCACTCCCTGCTTGGTCCCGCCGTCGTCGCCCTTGCGTATCCTCTATATAAGCAGCGGAAGATCCTGATGAAATACCGCTTCCCAATCATAGGTGGTGTCTTCGCAGGACTCTTGACCGGAATGGTGAGCGGACTCCTGTTTGCACGGATTCTCGGCGTCGACCATGAATTGATCCTTTCCATCGTGCCGAAATCGATCACGACACCCGTTGCTATCCAGATTGCATCCGGTCTTGGTGGCGTCCCCGCCATGACCGTCGTCTTCGTCATGATCGCCGGATTCTCAGGCGTGATCCTCGGACCGATGATCCTGAAAATGGTCCGCATCCACAGCTCACTCGGACGCGGGATTGCCTTTGGCAGCGCATCCCACGCCCTCGGTACGTCGAAAGCGATGGAATATGGGGAGTTGACCGTATCCATGAGCTCCGTATCCATGACGCTGAGTGCCCTGTTAGGTTCGGTGTTTGGGCCGATTGTGGTGTGGGTGTTTCAGGTGTGA
- a CDS encoding MBL fold metallo-hydrolase — translation MKNEFNNIHFTLKEVKKGIYAAISKPGGGAVANAGFVDLGDGVIVFDTFNTQQASKALRDAAERITNQSVTWVVNSHYHGDHVRGNQTFKGTSILSSETTFEKMKEIHPPRIEKQKADIDGLTQYIESLEKQLDESGEATLQDQVSFLHEMKRSLPELELTLPNETFKEDKTIQGTRRSATLFTLGGGHSFCDSMLYLPEEKVIFMGDLVFVHCHPTFFDETDPRKWMDILRKVKKLDIETVIPGHGDIGTKEDIDIMILYLTHLLSVQHKESAEIPPLYKNWASPEVYFQNIKNVKSKKGTSVHE, via the coding sequence ATGAAAAATGAGTTTAATAACATACACTTTACACTTAAAGAGGTCAAAAAGGGTATCTATGCCGCAATTTCAAAACCAGGTGGCGGTGCAGTTGCAAATGCCGGATTTGTTGATTTGGGCGATGGAGTAATCGTCTTTGATACGTTTAACACCCAGCAGGCGTCAAAAGCGTTGAGAGATGCCGCCGAAAGAATCACGAATCAGAGTGTCACGTGGGTTGTGAATAGCCATTATCACGGAGATCATGTTCGCGGCAATCAAACATTTAAGGGCACTTCTATTCTTTCAAGCGAGACCACCTTTGAAAAAATGAAGGAAATCCACCCTCCCAGAATAGAGAAACAGAAAGCGGACATCGACGGACTCACTCAATATATAGAATCTCTCGAAAAGCAGCTTGATGAATCCGGGGAAGCAACCCTTCAAGATCAAGTGAGCTTTTTACATGAAATGAAACGGTCTTTACCTGAACTGGAGTTGACTCTCCCAAATGAAACATTTAAGGAAGATAAGACTATACAGGGAACACGGAGAAGCGCAACACTATTTACGTTGGGAGGGGGGCACTCTTTTTGTGATAGCATGCTTTACCTTCCGGAAGAGAAAGTGATCTTTATGGGGGACTTGGTATTTGTTCACTGTCACCCGACATTCTTTGATGAAACCGATCCAAGAAAATGGATGGATATTTTACGAAAAGTAAAGAAGTTGGATATTGAAACTGTCATTCCTGGACATGGCGATATTGGGACGAAAGAGGATATTGATATAATGATTCTTTATTTGACACACCTCTTATCTGTTCAACATAAAGAAAGTGCTGAAATCCCTCCTCTTTATAAAAATTGGGCTTCTCCAGAGGTATACTTTCAGAATATAAAAAATGTGAAGAGCAAAAAGGGGACTTCCGTACATGAATAG
- a CDS encoding DUF4177 domain-containing protein — protein MYEYTYVQTSLGGFFTEPKHREIIEEYAADGWRLVQVLPLKYNGHGKPTDYEIIFERPLS, from the coding sequence ATGTACGAATACACATACGTCCAAACCAGTCTGGGCGGATTTTTCACCGAGCCGAAGCACAGGGAGATCATAGAGGAGTATGCCGCTGACGGATGGCGGCTCGTTCAGGTGCTTCCGCTAAAGTACAACGGCCACGGAAAACCGACGGATTATGAGATCATTTTTGAAAGACCGTTGTCTTAA
- a CDS encoding phosphotransferase family protein, which translates to MESRLSKMNLEILNMKEIGGAHAGYICKVEALRGNENTREHYIYKEFAEGRDQEVEVHKNIEEIMPSFSRVVNVWETSPKAMLMWDLGCPVKAGFEAMSIGEKKMLISDILKVLASLHGMDTPQDKLPAHQLNAEWKNWCLDQMGKLCSRKSWASPRWERTIQEAYERLDIPHYQSKCPSVITHGDPHLENVFYKDNEVWFIDWEWAAIGSPLRDVTILMQDLYDDDLIAYVPEYYLKCMRERGITLDNDDFWSDLSYLYIDHLTMMLAWEVEKYFQGYLSEKGIRKIIEWKIGEIERVKTEGMDRKKFSY; encoded by the coding sequence ATGGAAAGCAGGCTAAGTAAAATGAACCTGGAAATTCTGAACATGAAGGAAATCGGTGGCGCCCATGCGGGATACATTTGTAAAGTCGAAGCTCTAAGGGGAAATGAGAATACGAGAGAGCACTACATTTACAAGGAATTTGCTGAGGGACGGGATCAGGAAGTAGAGGTTCATAAGAATATAGAAGAAATAATGCCGTCTTTTAGTAGAGTCGTGAATGTATGGGAGACGTCCCCAAAAGCGATGTTGATGTGGGATTTGGGGTGCCCAGTTAAAGCTGGGTTTGAAGCAATGTCTATAGGTGAAAAGAAAATGTTGATCAGTGATATTTTAAAAGTTTTGGCTTCTCTTCATGGTATGGATACCCCTCAGGACAAGCTTCCTGCCCACCAATTAAACGCTGAATGGAAGAATTGGTGCTTAGATCAGATGGGCAAGTTATGCTCAAGAAAATCGTGGGCAAGTCCACGATGGGAGAGAACAATCCAGGAAGCATACGAGCGACTGGATATCCCACATTATCAATCGAAATGTCCATCCGTCATAACCCACGGGGATCCACATCTTGAAAATGTATTTTATAAGGATAATGAAGTCTGGTTCATTGATTGGGAATGGGCAGCCATCGGGTCTCCTTTAAGGGATGTGACGATCTTGATGCAGGATTTATATGACGATGATCTGATTGCCTATGTCCCTGAATACTACCTGAAATGCATGAGGGAACGGGGGATCACTCTGGATAATGACGATTTTTGGAGTGATCTGAGCTATCTATACATAGACCATTTGACGATGATGCTTGCCTGGGAAGTGGAGAAGTATTTTCAGGGGTATCTGTCAGAAAAGGGGATTCGCAAAATCATAGAGTGGAAGATTGGGGAGATTGAACGGGTGAAAACTGAAGGAATGGATAGAAAAAAATTTAGTTATTAG
- a CDS encoding CidA/LrgA family protein, with amino-acid sequence MKIIRIIIQIGILYAFSFIGGAVEHLLHLPIPGSIIGLILLLACLSLKVVPVIIVEDGASFLLAILPLLFIPAMTGVMNYPALLSGTGAMLFLIVVVSTVVTMAVSGFASQHLEKRSERREQACSKH; translated from the coding sequence ATGAAAATCATTCGAATCATCATCCAAATCGGCATTCTTTATGCCTTTTCATTTATAGGCGGAGCCGTAGAGCATCTCCTCCACCTTCCGATACCCGGAAGCATCATCGGCCTGATCCTGCTTCTTGCATGCCTGTCGTTGAAAGTGGTCCCCGTGATCATCGTGGAGGACGGAGCAAGTTTTTTACTCGCCATCCTGCCTTTGTTATTCATCCCGGCCATGACCGGGGTCATGAACTACCCCGCTCTTTTATCGGGAACCGGTGCCATGCTCTTTCTCATTGTCGTTGTAAGCACGGTTGTGACCATGGCCGTATCCGGTTTTGCCAGTCAGCACTTAGAAAAACGATCTGAAAGAAGGGAACAAGCATGCAGCAAGCACTGA
- the nagZ gene encoding beta-N-acetylhexosaminidase, translated as MSKNKIGYSLLIVMILVFILSYFAINPIGGKDREGDAGSLISDMTLDEKIGQMLVAGVNGTQMDEPTKNLIQQHKVGGFIFFSDHLKSPEQTVQFLNQLKETNADNPLPLLLSVDEEGGNVTRLPGGLAHFPTNQKIGNANDPDVSYEIGTILGKGLKEYGFNLDFAPVLDVNSNPDNPIIGDRSFSPDPDIVSELGIQTMKGIQSQNILSSIKHFPGHGDTSVDSHLALPVVNKSLQELETLELIPFKRAIDDGADLIMVAHILLPELDDTYPSSLSKAIVTDLLRKRLNYKGVVITDDMTMKAVADNYGMGEAAVQSVKAGSDLILIAHDAPKAVAAMKALKSAVKNGEISEERIDESVKRIINLKQKYNLKDTQTEEVDLTELNQAIKSVNSRISH; from the coding sequence ATGTCGAAAAATAAGATTGGTTATTCCCTTTTAATCGTCATGATTCTTGTATTCATTCTATCCTACTTCGCCATTAATCCGATCGGGGGCAAAGATCGAGAGGGTGACGCCGGTTCCCTGATCTCAGATATGACCCTTGATGAAAAAATCGGGCAGATGCTCGTAGCCGGCGTCAATGGAACCCAAATGGATGAGCCGACGAAGAATCTGATCCAGCAGCACAAAGTCGGCGGATTCATCTTCTTCTCGGACCATTTAAAAAGCCCGGAGCAAACCGTCCAATTTCTGAATCAACTGAAAGAAACAAACGCTGATAACCCTCTTCCTCTCCTGTTGAGCGTCGATGAGGAAGGCGGGAATGTGACGCGACTCCCCGGAGGACTCGCGCACTTCCCTACCAATCAAAAAATCGGGAACGCGAACGACCCCGACGTTTCCTATGAGATCGGCACCATTCTCGGCAAAGGATTGAAAGAGTACGGCTTCAATTTGGATTTCGCACCGGTACTTGACGTGAACAGCAATCCGGATAATCCGATCATCGGCGACCGATCCTTCAGCCCGGACCCTGATATCGTCAGCGAACTGGGAATCCAGACGATGAAAGGGATTCAATCCCAGAATATCCTGTCATCGATCAAACACTTCCCTGGCCACGGAGACACATCCGTCGATTCACATCTGGCGCTTCCCGTAGTCAACAAAAGCCTGCAAGAACTCGAGACTCTGGAACTGATCCCCTTCAAGCGTGCCATCGATGACGGAGCCGATCTCATCATGGTGGCACACATCCTGCTTCCCGAACTCGATGACACCTATCCTTCATCACTATCGAAGGCCATCGTGACGGATCTTTTACGAAAGAGACTGAACTACAAGGGTGTCGTCATCACCGATGATATGACCATGAAAGCCGTGGCGGACAACTACGGAATGGGAGAAGCAGCGGTGCAATCCGTCAAAGCCGGCAGCGACCTGATCCTCATCGCCCATGATGCTCCTAAAGCCGTAGCAGCCATGAAGGCACTGAAATCAGCCGTTAAAAATGGAGAAATCTCAGAAGAGCGAATTGATGAAAGTGTGAAAAGAATCATCAACCTGAAACAAAAGTACAATCTGAAAGATACCCAAACAGAAGAAGTCGATTTGACAGAACTAAATCAAGCGATCAAATCCGTCAATTCGAGAATTTCACACTAA
- a CDS encoding TetR/AcrR family transcriptional regulator yields the protein MSREEKMMKKRAAILGAAVKTYSENGFAETTISAIAKEAGVSFGSVFTYFATKEVLFEAAILEPLEEIKPYFSEIEERYSGNPMEMVRNMIDCQLDVFARNKDFLRLSQQVLARPDRYPVLFAELSAFVDVFAERIYPVIERGQKEGCFYEGSPVLMAQSYISLLNGLRLTFIDDHTNLIWSNMKIQALRLFGPVTEGWES from the coding sequence ATGTCACGAGAGGAAAAGATGATGAAAAAGAGAGCGGCGATCCTGGGAGCAGCCGTGAAAACATACAGCGAAAACGGATTTGCCGAAACGACCATTTCGGCCATTGCGAAAGAGGCGGGGGTCAGCTTCGGATCCGTGTTCACATACTTTGCGACAAAGGAAGTGCTCTTTGAAGCGGCGATCCTTGAGCCTCTGGAGGAGATTAAGCCCTATTTCAGTGAAATAGAGGAACGGTACAGTGGGAATCCGATGGAGATGGTCAGGAACATGATCGACTGTCAGCTGGATGTGTTTGCAAGGAATAAGGATTTCCTTCGCCTTTCCCAGCAGGTATTGGCGAGACCGGACAGGTATCCCGTGCTGTTTGCAGAGTTGAGTGCCTTTGTCGATGTGTTTGCAGAACGCATATATCCGGTCATTGAAAGGGGCCAGAAGGAGGGATGCTTCTATGAAGGATCGCCGGTGCTGATGGCTCAATCGTATATTTCCTTATTGAATGGGCTGAGACTGACCTTCATCGATGACCATACGAATCTGATCTGGAGCAATATGAAAATACAGGCCCTGCGGTTATTCGGTCCTGTGACGGAAGGGTGGGAATCTTGA
- a CDS encoding transposase, with amino-acid sequence MAKYSEEFKLKLVTEYLDGHLGYKSLAKKYNLPSKTPLLDWVRAYKTQGIEGIKRREINKAYSVQFKLDTILFMLETGASYQETAEQFKLNNPSLIHSWTKIFNEQGVDGLKPKLKGRPSMSKKPNKSEKKEEKKVTREEELERENELLRLENAYLKKLRAFRENPNAFREKHKPSSHSNLKKKDSD; translated from the coding sequence ATGGCTAAATATAGTGAAGAATTTAAACTAAAACTTGTCACCGAGTATCTGGATGGCCATCTTGGATATAAATCATTGGCGAAAAAATATAACCTACCTTCTAAGACACCACTACTAGATTGGGTAAGAGCTTATAAAACACAAGGAATAGAAGGTATAAAGCGAAGAGAAATAAACAAAGCGTACTCTGTTCAATTTAAATTAGATACGATACTATTTATGTTAGAGACAGGCGCTTCTTATCAGGAAACTGCGGAACAATTTAAGCTGAACAATCCTTCATTAATTCATTCTTGGACGAAAATATTTAATGAACAAGGAGTAGATGGCCTGAAACCTAAATTAAAGGGGAGACCTTCTATGTCTAAGAAACCTAATAAATCGGAGAAGAAGGAAGAGAAAAAGGTAACACGCGAAGAGGAATTAGAACGCGAGAATGAATTACTGCGATTGGAAAATGCGTACCTAAAAAAGTTGAGAGCTTTTCGGGAGAATCCGAATGCCTTCCGCGAAAAGCACAAGCCAAGCTCGCATTCGAACTTAAAGAAGAAGGATTCCGATTAA
- a CDS encoding alpha/beta fold hydrolase yields the protein MNREMLAPINSFKLYAKLTGKKKNKPTVVMDAGYGDYSKAWDSVIGELSEITEVLVYDRAGLGKSEKSPNRRTSLEMVKEMKELLSILDIKPPYLFVGHSFGGVNVSVYAHEYPEEVAGMVLVDSTPVDYRERFLPTMTSDFQEAYRKQFVREGNYEEFMESLGQLKEYEETLSMPVIVLSAGKKDHYSEASQELWNIMQRELALISSKGECVLAENSAHYIQRDEPQVVIKAVEKLIKLHSDEEVETISAMNT from the coding sequence ATGAATAGAGAAATGTTGGCACCAATTAATAGCTTTAAACTATACGCCAAACTAACAGGTAAGAAAAAAAATAAACCCACGGTGGTGATGGATGCCGGCTACGGGGACTATTCTAAAGCCTGGGATTCAGTGATTGGGGAACTATCAGAAATAACAGAAGTGCTGGTATACGACCGTGCCGGGCTGGGGAAGAGCGAGAAGAGTCCAAATCGGAGGACGAGCCTCGAGATGGTAAAAGAGATGAAGGAACTTCTAAGCATCCTGGACATCAAACCTCCATATCTTTTTGTCGGCCACTCTTTCGGTGGAGTGAATGTGAGTGTATATGCTCATGAATATCCTGAAGAAGTCGCGGGCATGGTGCTGGTTGATTCAACTCCGGTTGATTATAGGGAACGCTTCCTTCCTACGATGACGAGTGATTTCCAGGAAGCATATCGCAAGCAGTTTGTCCGGGAAGGCAACTACGAAGAATTTATGGAAAGCCTGGGGCAGTTAAAAGAATATGAGGAGACTTTAAGTATGCCGGTCATCGTACTTTCCGCTGGTAAAAAGGATCATTATTCAGAAGCATCCCAGGAATTGTGGAATATCATGCAGAGGGAGTTGGCACTGATTTCTTCTAAGGGTGAATGTGTGCTTGCCGAGAACAGTGCTCATTATATTCAACGGGATGAACCACAGGTGGTGATAAAGGCGGTTGAAAAGCTGATCAAACTTCATTCCGACGAAGAAGTTGAAACCATCTCTGCCATGAATACGTAA